CATATGGTAAATTCTGAAAGAAGACTTAGAGTTTGTAAAAAAATATTTTCTGTCCAAAACACACAGGCAAAGGAAGATTGGAAAATTTTCTCGGAAGTTGCACAAAAACTTGGATATGAAAAACAGTTTAATTATAAAAACTCAAATGAAATTTTTAATGAAATAAAAGAATTTTTAAAAAGCACTGACGCGGATTTAGAAAATATAAAAAATGGTGAAATTATAAATAAACAACATCCTTTTGAAAATGAAGACGAATACATTTTTAGACATGAAGATAAAAAAGCAAAATTTATCCCTGCTATATTTGATGTTTACAAACCTTTAGATGAATTATCAAAAAAAGAGTTTATATTAATTTCCGGTAGAATTAAACATACTTGGAACAGTGGAACAAAAACAAATAAAGTAAAAAGCTTTAAAAAATTTTATGAAACTCCTATATGTCTTATGAATGAAAAAGATATGAAAAAATTAAATTTAAAACATAATGACAAACTAGTACTAAAACGTAAAGGAATAAATCAAGTTTTTACTGTAATAAAAAGCAATATCAGAAAAAAACATATTTATATTCCATTTGGTTATGGCAGAGCATTTGTCAGACATTATGTCAACAGTTTCATTAACGACAGAGTTGACCCTTTTTCAAAAGAACCTGATTTTAAATATTCAATTGTTAAAGTCAATAAAAAATTTGATTTCAAAAAATTTTTCAAAAAAAATAAAAATATTTGTGTAAAAAATGATATTTAAAAATTGAAATATTCTTTAATTTTTTCTTTATCTTTTATTTTAAGTTTACTACCTTGATTTTCAATAATTCCTTCTTCTTTAAAAAATTTTAACTTTCTACTTAATGTTTCTGGTTTAATGTTTAATAAACCAGCAATATTATGCTGTTTTAAACTTTCAAAAAGTTCAGGATATTCATAAATAAATTTTGCAATTTTTGTTTTTGTATCAAGAATTAAATTTGTATGAATTAAATCATCAAGATATCTCATTTTTTTAAGTAATGAATTCATAATCTCAAAACACATATTAGAATTATGAAGTACTTCTTTAAACTTATTCCATTCAATTTTTATTATTACCCCATCACTATCCATTGCACAATTTGCAGGATATGGTATATTTTCTAAATTAGCTCTCTCAGCAATTAAACTTACAGCTTTAAATTTATGTATTATCAATTCATTACCATTTTTGTCAACTTTATATACTCTTACATTGCCTTTTACTAAAAGATGCAAATAATTTGGAGACTCTTTTTCATAAAAAACAATTTCATCTTTTTTTAGATTTTTTATAATTGAAAACGATTTTATTTTCTCTAATAATTCATCATTAATTTCTTTAAAAAGAAAAATCTCTCTAAAATCCATATAAACTCCTTGATTTATATCAATATAAAAAAATGCTAAATACATTATAATAAAATAAAAAGGAAATTTATGCAAATTAAAATGGTAGCATTTGAGCCTATGAATGAAATACACATAAATGAAGTAAAAATTCTTGAAGATTTATTAAAATCAATAGATAAAAATGAAAATTTAAAAGAGAAATTTGAAATTTTTTTTGAAGATGTAAAAAATCATTTTGCTTTTGAAGAAGAACAAATGAAAAAATATAACTTTTTTGCATTTTTACCACATAAAATGGAACACGATAAAATTGTTAATCAATTAAATGAAGTTAGTAAACACTTAGATGATACTTTATATTTAAAAAAATATTTTAATGAGACATTTATCCCTTGGCTTATAAATCATATAGAAACAATTGATACTGTAACAGCTGGATTTTTAAATATGGTGACAAAACAATAATATTAACTTTTTATTAAAATATCATACAAATATCATCTTTAATGTTTATAATGCTTTTAAAAAGAGAAAGGATGAAAATGAATAAAAAAATTCTATTTTCAAGCGTAATTGCTACACTATTATTCATGAGTGGTTGTGCAGACAAAACAACAAACATGGACATAACAAAAAAATATAATGAATGTAACACTCAACTTAAAGAGTGTCAAACAAATTTACAAAACAAAAATGATGAAATTGCAAAACTTCAAAATGAACTTAATTTAGAAAAACAAAAAGTTGCTTCAACAAAAAATGAACTAAATCAATGTAAAGCAGAAGTATTAAGACTACCAAGAACTGGTCTTACACTATTACCTCCACAAGCAAAACCTGGTGAATGTTTTGCAAGAGTGGTAATTCCACCAAAATATGAATATCAAAAAGTAAAAGTTTTAGTTGATGAGGGTGGTGAAAGAGTAGTTACTATACCTCCAAAATATAGATGGGTAACTAAAAAAGTATTAGTTAGAGAAGCAGGTGAAAAACTAATAACAATACCTCCAGTTTATAAGACAGTAACTGAAAAAGTTTTAGTATCTCCTGAAACAGAAAAAGAGGTTGTAGTAAAACCTGCTAAATATAAATGGGTTACTGAAAAAGTAATGGTTGAACCAGCTCATACAGTATGGAAAAGAGGAGCAAGTCTATATGAAGGTAAAAACAATCAAATTTTAGATAAAAAATTCAATCCAGAAACTGGTGAAATTATGTGTTTAGTTGAAGTTCCAGCAAAATATAAATATATTAAAAAAAGAATTATGGTAGAACCACCTGTTGTAAAAAAAGTAAAAGTACCTGCTGTATATAAAACAATTACAAAAAGAGTACTTGTAAAACCTGCTCAAACAAAAGTAGTTAAAATACCAGCTGTTTATAAAACTATAAAAGTAAGAGAACTTGTTGAACCAGCAAAAGTTGTAAGAGAACCAATACCACCTAAATATGCTTATATAACTAAAAGAGTAAAAGTAAGAGATATAGAATATAAATGGATGCCAATTATTTGTAAAACAAATTTAACTCCAGGTTTAGTAAAAAAATTACAAACTAAACTTAAAAAACTTGGATATTACAAAGGTCCAATTGATAGTATTTATGGTCCAAAAACTCAAAAAGCAGTTAACGAATATCAAAAAGATAAAGGTTTAGCACAAGGTGCTTTAACAATAGAAACTGCTAAATCATTAAACATTATTAAATAAATTCTCCTTCTTTCCCTCTTTTATGTTATAATTAACAAAAAGGCAGTAAATGAATTTTGCTGAGTTTATTGATATTGATGTATCTTCAAATTCTATTATATTAAAAGCATTTAATAACAATATCTCTTCTATTATAAAAATAGACAACAAAGAAGTCAAAGAATTAAAAATAAAAAAAGAAGCTATATCATTTTTTACATTATCTAAAAATTTTGACAACCCTATCAAACCTGAATTTACTATTTTAATTTATACAATCAATAATTACATAATCGAGTTAATATATGAATATGAAGATAAAAAAATATTAGAAGAGTTAGAAGAGTTTGTAAAATCTATTTTGATTTAAGATATTCATTTATTAATCTTATTAAGGTTTTTATATCTTTCTGGCTTTTTTTATAAAATTTTAATTTATTGTAAATAATATTTATTTTATCTAATTTATTATCATTAAATGATTTTAAATATGCGTAAATTGTTTGATGGCCTCTTTTTTTATCTTTTTCTAAAACTCTTAGAAGTTTTTCGATTAACTTATCTTCAATATCTATCTTTTTCTTATTTGTAAGATAAACAACTAAAATAACTAAAAAAACAAATACTAAAAAAATAGAAATAGCTTTTAATAAAAATTCTTTATTTTGTAAATATTTCAATAATCTTTGTTGCTTAAAAAAATTATAATTTAATACCCACTCTTCAATTGTAAATCTTATATACATTAAATAAAGCATTTCTTTTGAAAGAGGTTTTACTTTATTTTCTACTATATTTTCTTTCTTTATATCTTTTTTATTTGTTGTTTTAATTTCTTTATAAGCAAAAATAGTAGGGTCAATCCTAATCCATCCTTTGTTTTTTAAATACACCTCAACCCACGCATGCGAATCTTTTGCTCTAATTACTAAAAAATTTTTATACATATTCTCTTTTTTACCTAAAAAACCCGTAACTACTCTACTTGGAATTCCTACCATTCTTGATAATGTTGCAAAAGCTGATGCAAAATGCACACAATAACCTCTCTTTTTTTCAAATAATGAATCTACAATATTTAAAGTATCCATTTTAGGAGGAGTTAAGGTATAAATTATTTTTTGAGATATAAATAATTCTTCAATAGCTTTAAGTCTTTTTTCATCATCTTTTATTTTTCTAATATTTTTAATTAATTGTTGAGTTTTTAAATTATATTTTTTATTATATTCTAATGCAACTAAAGGGACTAAATTATTTTTTAAGATATATTCTTCACAAGAAGTAATTTTTGCATTAATACTTTTTTTAATATTTTTAAATGTTTTTATAGTAAAATAAGTTGTTATATAAGAATTAGGAATATGAGTAATTGGAATATCTAATGCAAATACATATTTTTGATTTGTAGGAAACTCTTTTATTCTATATGATATTTTTTTTATACATTTTTCTAATTTATCTCTTACCACATTATCTACTTCAATCCATACATTACCTAAATTTTTATATAAAACACTTCCCCTAAAATATAAAGAAGTAGGATTTTTATCAAACTTTGTTTCTAAAACTATTTGGTCTGAATTAATTACATTTTTATCACTAACTTTCATTTCACCACTAAATCCACTTAAAACATAATTACTTTTAAATCCAAAATTTGACTTTAACATAAAAAATCTTGGAAAAAATATAAAAAGTAATACCACAATAGGAATAGAAATAAAAAATATCTTTATACTCTCTTTAAAAGAGATAATAGAATTTTTAATAGAATAGTTAATCACTACAAAAATAAAAATAAATATTTCTAAAATAGTAAAAAAAAGCATATAGATATTTTGATAGATTACAAGAGATAAAAGTAAAAACAACAAAGGAGATATTATAAGCCAAAAATTAATTTCTCTTTTTAAACGTTGTAAAATAACACCATAGGATAAAAAAGAAATTAAAAACATAATATAAGTTTTAAACACACCTATATCATATATAGCTTTATAAAAAGATAAAACTAACGAAACTATTCCTAAAATAGCAACAAATTTCATAAAAGGTTTATTTAAAATAATTAATACCACTCCTACAATAATAAAAATTTGTATAAAAGTTGGCAATACAAAAAAAACAGGCAATAAAGAGATAAAAAGGGCTAAGTCAATATAGAGCAAGTTTTTTAAGTATTTCATCAATTCCTACCTTAGAATCTAAATAGATATTTTTTAATTTAACTTTAAAGTTATATCCTTTCTTATACGCTTCAATTACCCATTTTGTAAGTTGAGATAGTTTAAACTCTAAATCACCATCAATATTATCAATATCAAAAATTAAGTTTTTACTCTCATTTAAAAAACTAAATTTTTTTGAAGCTATCTCACCTTTTGCAAAACTCCCCCAATGAATTAAACTTAAACTATCTCCTATTTCATAACTTTTAAGACCTTCAAAATCATCTCTTTGACCTAAGAGGTCTTTTGATTTAAAAAAAGTATCATCTAATGATTTTCCTTTAATTTGTGGATATACAATAATTTTTTTATTAATAGGAACTTTTTTTAAAAATTTAATTATTCTTAATGGATAAAAACTATAAATAATCTCATCTTTTATTTCAAATTCTCCTCTTTTCTTAAATTTATACTCTAAATCAATTACTTCTTTTTTTTCTAAAATAGGAATAACTTTATTATGAATATGAATATCAAATCCCTCTCCTTGAAGTAAAAACTTATACTTAAAAGGAGTATTAGCAAAAGCTCTTTCATAAGATAAAGGAATTAATTTTATATTTTTTATATTTTTTCTACCTAAAAAAAGATTAATAAATAAAAATGAGATTGTAAAAAATAAAACTATATAAGCAATATTGTTATTATGAACATATGCGGCAGAGAAGAGAAAGAAAATATAAACTAATAAAAGATAAAAATATTTACTCTTTTTTATTCTTATATCAAAAAACTGCTCTAATAATTTCATCTATAATATTTATTGTTTTATTTTTAGGAATCAATCTATGAGTAGCTACATATGGTAAAATTTCTACTACATCCTCATCAATCACATATTCTCTTTCATTTATTAAAGCCCAAGATTTAGCCATATCAACTATACTAATACCAGCCCTTGTTGATAGACCATATTCAAAAAGATTACTTCTTGTAAAATTTAAAATATTTAAGATAATTTCTATGATTTTATCATCTACATAAATTTCTTTTGCTTTTTTCTTATATTCTTTAATTTTACTCTTAAAATTATTAAGAAGAGGAATTGAATCCCTTTTTAAAATCATTTTCTCACTTTCTCTATCAGGATACCCAATAGATAAAGAAACCATAAATCTATCAATCTGAGAAATAGGTAAAGGAAAAGTCCCAACATCTTCAAGAGGATTTTGAGTAGCAATTACAAAAAAATCTTCACTCAAACTAAATCTATTTCCATCAATACTAATTTGTCTCTCTTCCATCGCTTCAAGTAAAGCACTTTGAGTCTTTGGACTTGCCCGATTTATCTCATCTGCCAAAAATATTTCTGTAAAAATAGGACCTTTTTTAAATACAAACTTTTTAAGTTCAATATCAAAATAATTAACTCCTAAAATATCTGAGGGAAGCAAATCTGATGTAAATTGTACTCTATTAAACTCCAAACCTAAAACTTTTGCAATTGTTTTTGCAATTGTTGTTTTTCCAACCCCTGGAATATCTTCAAGCAAAATATGACCGCCTGCAAAAAAAGTAGCTAAAATTACTTTTATTTTATCTTCTTTTCCTTTTATAACTTTCTCTATTTCTCTTATAATTTCTTGCACTATTTTTCCAATATTTGATATTTAATTAATTCTTCTTTTGTTATATCTTTTATTAAGCCTAAATCAAAAAGTTTTTTAATCACTTTCTCATCAACATCAACATCAGGTGGCCACTCTCTATCAAATCCATCTAAACTATTTTTGTTACTTCCATCAATTCCTACAATCTCATCAATCCAAACATCTCTAAGTGCATCAATATTATTTGTAACTCTCCACACAAGCATATACAAATTATCAATCTCATCAGTATTAATAAAAACAACTATTCTTAAATGATTTTTTAACACTTTTAATTTTTGAAAAATTTCTTTTGCTGATTTTGTTTTCTCAAACTTAATTACACAAATTGGATTTAAAGTATCAGTAAAATATTGTCTTACATCTAAAATACTCTCATCTAAACTTTTCATTTCTTTTAATAACTCTTCATCACTTAAAATATTTAAATTTTTATCTACAAATTTTCCATTTTCCATTGTCCATTTTCCATTTGTAATATCTACCCCAAGCTTACCACCAACAAGTTCTTCAATACTTGAATGGTCAAGTTCATCAACTATTCCCTTACTTATTAAAACTTTACTTTTATCAAAATTATTTAAAATATATCTTGTTAAATTTTCATAGTCTCTAAGAGGTGGAGCATCATCTCCTACAAATATAGCGTGTTTTACAAAGCTCATCTGCCCTACTCCCCATAAACTATGCATTATTTGCATACTATGCCCTGGATATCTTGGAGATATTTTAGCTAAAATTAGATTATGAAAAACTCCATTTTCTGGCATTGCATAATCTATCAAATCAGGTGAGGTAGTTTTTAATAGTGGCAAAAATATTCTCTCAGTAGCATATCCCATATATTTATCTTCAAGAGGAGGTTTTCCTACAACGGTAGCATAATAGACTGGGTCTTTTTTTGTAGTAATACAACTCACATTTAAAACAGGAAAAGGCTTTTTTAAAGTATAATATCCTGTATGGTCTCCAAACATCCCCTCAATTTCCATCTCATTTACATCACACCATCCTTCAATTACAATATCACTATCAAATGGTACTTCTAAATCATTAGTAATACACTTAACTAACTTTGGATTTTCACCTCTTATAAATCCATATAGCATAAGCTCAAACACACCCGGAGGCATTGGGGCTGTTGCACACCAAGTATAAAGAGGGTCCCCTCCAATTGCAATACTTACAGGCATTTTTTTATTTGCTTTTTTATACTCCCAAAAAAGATGGGCTGAGTCTTTATGAATTTGCCAATGAAGCCCAAGTCTATTTTTATCATATATTTGAAGTCTATACATTCCAACATTTCTTATTTCACCATCAATACTTTTTGTATAAACTTGACCCATTGTAATAAATTTACCCCCATCTAAGCCCCAAGTTTTTAAAATTGGCAAATCAAATAGATTTACTGCTTCACCCTGCTTAACATAATATTGACACTCTGCATTTTTTGTTGTTTTTGGAATAGTATTTTTTAACGCAAAAAGTTTTCCAAACATTTTAAGTTTATCACTTAGAGTTTTAGGAGGCTTCATTTTTATAAGACTTTCTATCTCACCTGCAATTAAATCTAATTCTTTACCAAAAATTCTTTTAACAACCTCATCATTTGCAAAAATATTCATAACAACAGGAATATCAAACTTTTTATCTCCTTCAATTGGATTTGTAAACATTAAAATTTTTGGATTTTTCTTTTTTGCTTCAATATATGCAAGATGAGGAATTTCAAGATTTACATCAAGAGGTGTATCTATAACTTCAATAAATTCTTTTAGCTCATCAAGTCTCATCCATAACCTTTATAATTTTTATTAATATTAATATTGTCCTTATAACCTCTTTAATTATCTCTTTTTTATCATTTTTATTTAATAATTTAACAGCACTTAACATCTCTAATGACTTAATAATAGCTTCTTGTATCTCTTTTGGATAAACTTTTAAAGAATCTTTTATCTTATCTGCATCTTTTGAGAATAAAATATCTTTTGGAATAAAAGAAGTAAAAAATATACTTAATGTTTCACTTGCCTTATCATAATCATCAACAAACTCCATTAAATTATTAATAATTACTTCTACATCTTCTTCATCAATTATTTTAAAAAAACTATTTAAAGCCTCTTTTTCTTTACTTTCTAAATTAAGATTTTTTAACAAATTATCTATATTTTCTTTGCTTACAATGTAGCTACAATAATAAACAAAAATATCTAAAATAGTTAATTCTCTTTTTTTAGCTATCTTATCTACTATTTTAAAAAATAACTTATTCATTTAACTCCCTAAAATGTTTATACTGAAAAAGCCCCTTAATTACATTCTCTTCAATTTCTACTAACGAAGGTTTTTGTAATTTTATTTTCAAATTTGGAGCATGCATTATAGACTTTATCATTTCACTTAGGTCTGGTTCATGCCCTACAATTGCAATTATTCCAACTTTTTCTTCTAACACTTCTTTTAAGTCATTAATATTAGCACCTGGATAAAGCTTTGAAGTTATTTCAAACTCACAATCATAAAACTCTTTTAAAATCTCAGCTGTTTGAAGTGCTCTTTTAGCTTTTGAAGTTATAATTATATCTATGTGTGGATAAATTTTTTTTATTACTCTAAAAAATTTTCTTGCCCTTTTTTTACCTTTTTCTGTTAAAGGTCTATCAAAATCGTGACCAATAAATTCTTCTCTATCAACTGCTAATGAATGTCTTATAAATAGTAGTTTCATTTCCACTTCCTTAATAAAATTCCTGTAAGATATAATGAATTTGGAACACTTAAAACATAAGGATGATCAATATCTTGTTTTAAAAATTCAATTACTTCTAAATTTGAGTTATCAATTATACTACTTGAAAGTGCTAAATCAAGTAAATCTTTACTTGTAATAGAATGCGAACAGCTAAAAAGTGCTAAATACCCTCCATCTTCAAGAAGTTTTAGAGAATTTACAATCAAATATTTCCACCCCTTAATTGCCCCATTTCTTGCTTTTTTATTTTTAGCAAAAGCTGGTGGGTCAATAATAATTAAATCATATATCTCTTTTTCTTTTTCTAAAAATTTAAATACATCCATTCTTACTATTTCATAATTTTTTAAGTTATTAAGCTCACAATTTTTTTCTATCTGAGAACAAGCAAGAGCAGAAATTTCAACAAACTTAGTATATTTAGCATTTGCATAAATTCCAAAACCACCTGCATTTGCAAATAAATCAAGTGTTTTTTTATCTCCATACTCTCCTATTATCTTTCTATTTTTTCTTTGGTCAAGGAAAAATCCTGTTTTTTGTCCTTCTTTTAGATAAGTTAAAAACTTTTTATTATTTTCTTCAATTATAAATTCATCATCTACATTTCCATATAAAGTCTGATTTACAACTTCAAGCCCTTCTTTAATTCTAATATTATCGCCTTTTTCATAAATCCCTTTTGCATTTAAAAGCTTAATTAAAATCTCAACTATAATGCCCTTAAAATTATCCATCCCAGCAGTTGTAAAACTCACAACCAAATTATCTCCATACTTATCAACAATAAGACCAGGCAGTAAATCAGCTTCTGAGTGAATTAATCGATATGAGTTTGAGGGTATATTTTCTCTTTTTTTAATAGCCTTCTCAATTCTTTTTTTAAAAAAATCTTTATTAATTTTTTCTTTTTCAAAACTAATAACTCTTGCAGAAATTTTACTTAAAGGATTAAAAAATGCAGTAGCTACATATTCATCTCTATATACCAAATCTACAATATCCCCAGCATTACATTCAGGAAAATTTACTATCTCATTTTTATAAACCCAAGGAAATCTTCTTTGAAGCTTCTTATAACTTTCTTTATTAATTTCAACTCTCAAAAAAAGCCTTTTTTGAAAATTATATCAAAGATTAGGTATATGTGAGGGACTAATAATAAAAATATACTTACTATATTGGTTGAAGTTAACTGAAAGACTTAAAAAAGAATTAAATATTTCGTTTCCAAACACTATGTACATTGATTAAAGATAAAGGAAATTTATTATACAAGGAGTTAAAATGAAAATAAAATTAAAAATAAATTTAAAAAAAGTGCTTGTATTGATTAAAGTGATTATTAAATACTAAACAGATAGAGAAGAACCAATTTACAAACACTACGTGTTTCGGTTGAATCAATCTATTTGGGAAGATTTTGATAATCCATTTAAGTTTCAATACACTACATGTTTCGGTTGAATGAGTTTGCTAATAGTGTTAATTTAGGAGAAATCGTAAGTTTAAATACACTACGCGTATTGGTTAAAGATAGATAGATTAAAATTTATTTTAGAACATACTAAGTTTCCAAACACTACGTGTATCGGTTAAAGGGAGCACAAAAAACATTGAATGATGCAATTGACAAGTTTCCAAACACTACGTGTATCGGTTAAAGATTCACTGCACTTTCCCTTGCACACTCGCTCCATCGTTTCCAAACACTACGTGTATCGGTTAAAGGGAGCACAAAAAACATTGAATGATGCAATTGACAAGTTTCCAAACACTACGTGTATCGGTTAAAGAATATTTGCTTTACAAATAAATACAACAGGAAGTCGTTTCCAAACACTACGTGTATCGGTTAAAGATATGCCAACTACTGCATTAATAGAAACAAAAGATAGTTTCCAAACACTACGTGTATCGGTTAAAGGCATGAGATTTCGGGCTTTTTAAAAGGTTGGTGTCCTAATTTTAGGGATTTTCCAATCATTTTTTAAAAAATAATAAATTTTCAAAAATCATTTTGCTTTTGCCATTATATCGAGGTTTAGAAAAAAAATCAAGAAAATGAGGTTGGAAAAATTATAAAAATAAATCGTTGTCTTTATTGCCTAATGTAGTTTCTAAAAAAGATGATTTGTTTTTCAATTTTATTATGCTTATAAAATCAAGCTCTTTATCGATAACTTTTTCAAGTTCTTTTTGAAGTTTTAAAAGTTTTGATGGAGTAATCTCACCTCTAAAAACTGATTTTTGATGATGTGAGAGATATTTTTTACAAATTTTAAATACTTTACTTACTCTATTTTTGCCACTCTCACTCTCTTCATCTGCAATATCATACATTAAAAAAACATAATTAAAGTTATAATCTTTTTTCATCTTTTCTCCTTAATCAAAAAAGGCATAAATTCAGTATCGTTTATTATTGCTTTAATGAGCTTATATCCATCAAGTTTAATAGCTGTTTGAAAACTA
This Caminibacter mediatlanticus TB-2 DNA region includes the following protein-coding sequences:
- a CDS encoding Crp/Fnr family transcriptional regulator, with translation MDFREIFLFKEINDELLEKIKSFSIIKNLKKDEIVFYEKESPNYLHLLVKGNVRVYKVDKNGNELIIHKFKAVSLIAERANLENIPYPANCAMDSDGVIIKIEWNKFKEVLHNSNMCFEIMNSLLKKMRYLDDLIHTNLILDTKTKIAKFIYEYPELFESLKQHNIAGLLNIKPETLSRKLKFFKEEGIIENQGSKLKIKDKEKIKEYFNF
- a CDS encoding hemerythrin family protein, coding for MQIKMVAFEPMNEIHINEVKILEDLLKSIDKNENLKEKFEIFFEDVKNHFAFEEEQMKKYNFFAFLPHKMEHDKIVNQLNEVSKHLDDTLYLKKYFNETFIPWLINHIETIDTVTAGFLNMVTKQ
- a CDS encoding peptidoglycan-binding protein; translated protein: MNKKILFSSVIATLLFMSGCADKTTNMDITKKYNECNTQLKECQTNLQNKNDEIAKLQNELNLEKQKVASTKNELNQCKAEVLRLPRTGLTLLPPQAKPGECFARVVIPPKYEYQKVKVLVDEGGERVVTIPPKYRWVTKKVLVREAGEKLITIPPVYKTVTEKVLVSPETEKEVVVKPAKYKWVTEKVMVEPAHTVWKRGASLYEGKNNQILDKKFNPETGEIMCLVEVPAKYKYIKKRIMVEPPVVKKVKVPAVYKTITKRVLVKPAQTKVVKIPAVYKTIKVRELVEPAKVVREPIPPKYAYITKRVKVRDIEYKWMPIICKTNLTPGLVKKLQTKLKKLGYYKGPIDSIYGPKTQKAVNEYQKDKGLAQGALTIETAKSLNIIK
- a CDS encoding transglutaminaseTgpA domain-containing protein; protein product: MKYLKNLLYIDLALFISLLPVFFVLPTFIQIFIIVGVVLIILNKPFMKFVAILGIVSLVLSFYKAIYDIGVFKTYIMFLISFLSYGVILQRLKREINFWLIISPLLFLLLSLVIYQNIYMLFFTILEIFIFIFVVINYSIKNSIISFKESIKIFFISIPIVVLLFIFFPRFFMLKSNFGFKSNYVLSGFSGEMKVSDKNVINSDQIVLETKFDKNPTSLYFRGSVLYKNLGNVWIEVDNVVRDKLEKCIKKISYRIKEFPTNQKYVFALDIPITHIPNSYITTYFTIKTFKNIKKSINAKITSCEEYILKNNLVPLVALEYNKKYNLKTQQLIKNIRKIKDDEKRLKAIEELFISQKIIYTLTPPKMDTLNIVDSLFEKKRGYCVHFASAFATLSRMVGIPSRVVTGFLGKKENMYKNFLVIRAKDSHAWVEVYLKNKGWIRIDPTIFAYKEIKTTNKKDIKKENIVENKVKPLSKEMLYLMYIRFTIEEWVLNYNFFKQQRLLKYLQNKEFLLKAISIFLVFVFLVILVVYLTNKKKIDIEDKLIEKLLRVLEKDKKRGHQTIYAYLKSFNDNKLDKINIIYNKLKFYKKSQKDIKTLIRLINEYLKSK
- a CDS encoding DUF58 domain-containing protein, whose product is MKLLEQFFDIRIKKSKYFYLLLVYIFFLFSAAYVHNNNIAYIVLFFTISFLFINLFLGRKNIKNIKLIPLSYERAFANTPFKYKFLLQGEGFDIHIHNKVIPILEKKEVIDLEYKFKKRGEFEIKDEIIYSFYPLRIIKFLKKVPINKKIIVYPQIKGKSLDDTFFKSKDLLGQRDDFEGLKSYEIGDSLSLIHWGSFAKGEIASKKFSFLNESKNLIFDIDNIDGDLEFKLSQLTKWVIEAYKKGYNFKVKLKNIYLDSKVGIDEILKKLALY
- a CDS encoding AAA family ATPase; this encodes MQEIIREIEKVIKGKEDKIKVILATFFAGGHILLEDIPGVGKTTIAKTIAKVLGLEFNRVQFTSDLLPSDILGVNYFDIELKKFVFKKGPIFTEIFLADEINRASPKTQSALLEAMEERQISIDGNRFSLSEDFFVIATQNPLEDVGTFPLPISQIDRFMVSLSIGYPDRESEKMILKRDSIPLLNNFKSKIKEYKKKAKEIYVDDKIIEIILNILNFTRSNLFEYGLSTRAGISIVDMAKSWALINEREYVIDEDVVEILPYVATHRLIPKNKTINIIDEIIRAVF
- a CDS encoding menaquinone biosynthesis decarboxylase, which translates into the protein MRLDELKEFIEVIDTPLDVNLEIPHLAYIEAKKKNPKILMFTNPIEGDKKFDIPVVMNIFANDEVVKRIFGKELDLIAGEIESLIKMKPPKTLSDKLKMFGKLFALKNTIPKTTKNAECQYYVKQGEAVNLFDLPILKTWGLDGGKFITMGQVYTKSIDGEIRNVGMYRLQIYDKNRLGLHWQIHKDSAHLFWEYKKANKKMPVSIAIGGDPLYTWCATAPMPPGVFELMLYGFIRGENPKLVKCITNDLEVPFDSDIVIEGWCDVNEMEIEGMFGDHTGYYTLKKPFPVLNVSCITTKKDPVYYATVVGKPPLEDKYMGYATERIFLPLLKTTSPDLIDYAMPENGVFHNLILAKISPRYPGHSMQIMHSLWGVGQMSFVKHAIFVGDDAPPLRDYENLTRYILNNFDKSKVLISKGIVDELDHSSIEELVGGKLGVDITNGKWTMENGKFVDKNLNILSDEELLKEMKSLDESILDVRQYFTDTLNPICVIKFEKTKSAKEIFQKLKVLKNHLRIVVFINTDEIDNLYMLVWRVTNNIDALRDVWIDEIVGIDGSNKNSLDGFDREWPPDVDVDEKVIKKLFDLGLIKDITKEELIKYQILEK
- a CDS encoding SixA phosphatase family protein; this translates as MKLLFIRHSLAVDREEFIGHDFDRPLTEKGKKRARKFFRVIKKIYPHIDIIITSKAKRALQTAEILKEFYDCEFEITSKLYPGANINDLKEVLEEKVGIIAIVGHEPDLSEMIKSIMHAPNLKIKLQKPSLVEIEENVIKGLFQYKHFRELNE
- a CDS encoding class I SAM-dependent rRNA methyltransferase, whose protein sequence is MRVEINKESYKKLQRRFPWVYKNEIVNFPECNAGDIVDLVYRDEYVATAFFNPLSKISARVISFEKEKINKDFFKKRIEKAIKKRENIPSNSYRLIHSEADLLPGLIVDKYGDNLVVSFTTAGMDNFKGIIVEILIKLLNAKGIYEKGDNIRIKEGLEVVNQTLYGNVDDEFIIEENNKKFLTYLKEGQKTGFFLDQRKNRKIIGEYGDKKTLDLFANAGGFGIYANAKYTKFVEISALACSQIEKNCELNNLKNYEIVRMDVFKFLEKEKEIYDLIIIDPPAFAKNKKARNGAIKGWKYLIVNSLKLLEDGGYLALFSCSHSITSKDLLDLALSSSIIDNSNLEVIEFLKQDIDHPYVLSVPNSLYLTGILLRKWK
- the cas2 gene encoding CRISPR-associated endonuclease Cas2, giving the protein MKKDYNFNYVFLMYDIADEESESGKNRVSKVFKICKKYLSHHQKSVFRGEITPSKLLKLQKELEKVIDKELDFISIIKLKNKSSFLETTLGNKDNDLFL